The stretch of DNA ctgggaaggcaattgagatctagactttgctttctagtctcttgagatctgagatcccattttccttgttggttcttctgtgaaccttgctgcactttaatttcaatttctgtttgaattctcgTTGTTTCCAATTTAATCTCTGCtctattaattgttgcaatttacttttctttgctgaaattctgaattcccaatcctcaaccccttttccattcaagcaatttatatttcttgccatttaagttactgcaatttacatttcttgcactttaagtttcagtcatttactttcttgttctttaagattcagcaagtttactttcctgctctttaatttactgcaatttccccttctccctttacattccaggCAATCTAGCTTTTGTTAAATACAACTCACTCAACTAAAACTTAATTCGcctgactaaatcaaccactaaactaaaattgctcaatccttcaatccctgtgggatcgacctcactcatgtgagttattattacttgatgcgacccggtacacttgccggtgagttttgtgttggatcgttttccacacatcaactactgaatcacaagtatcatttatttcatgttatttacttttcataaacaaaatcatttttatcactaatctcctgactaagatttacaagataactatagcttgcttcaagccggcaatctccgtgggatcgacccttactcacgtaaggtattacttggacgacccagtgcacttgctggttagttttgcGAAGTTGCaaaggtgtgattgcaattttatGCACCAaccaccaaagtggcctccataatcAGAGTTATGACAGTGCCAAAGAATCTGCTGTGTTTTCTCATTCAAGACACATCTCTGGAATATAGCATCTGAGCATCTTCTAAAAAGGTATGGTTCCTCCTaaaagtagtactttgcatcagtcaGTAGCTTCTTCACTTATTGTTTACTGTACTCTTTTGGAATGAAATTCATGGCTTTGTAATTTGCATTGTCTCAAAATCGTGGAGCCTGTTGAATGGTAAaaagttgctcatccagaaatgTCTCAATCACAGCTGTGGGTGGTTGCACGCCCTCCTCCTGTTCAATCCTGGAAAGGTGGTCAGCTACTTAATTTTCTGACCCTTTTCTGGCTTtgatctcaatatcaaactcttgaaggagtagcacccatctgattaatcttggtttagaatcctATTTGGTTAAAaggtacttcaaagcagcatgatcagtataaacaataaccttagaaccaattaaataggacctaaacttatcaatAGCATACACAATAGataataattctttttctgtagttgtgtaatttttttgagcaTCATTTAACACACGACTAGCGTAGTAAATGACATGTATAAGCTTgccatgcctctgtcctaaaacagcTCCCATAGCAtaatcactagcatcacacattaattcaaatggcaaATCCCACTCAGGGGGAGCTATGATAGGACcagaggtaaggtttgctttTAGATTTTCAAAAGCATTCAGGCATTCAGTATTAAACACAAAAAGAACATCAGCAACTAGTAGGTTGCTCAATGGTTTAGCAATcttagaaaaatcctttataaatcttctgtaaaatcctgcatgacccAAGAAACTCCAGACTGCCTTAACGTTAGATGGTGGCGGtaattttcaattacctccaccttggtTCTATCAACCTCAATCCTTTTGCTTGAAATCCGGTGTCTAAGAACAAtaccttctgtaaccataaagtgatatttttcccaatttaaaacaaggtttgattcttgacaccATTTCAAGACCAGAGATAAATGCTTAAGGCatgattcaaaagaattacaaaaaacagaaaaatcatccataaatacctcaataaacttttcaaccatataaaaaaaattgaaagcatacacctctgaaaagttgttGGGTGTTAcatagtccaaatggcattctcctgtaagcaaatactccaaaaggacatgtaaatgttgttttctcttgatcttgtggGTCCACTgctatttggttatatccagaatatccatctagaaaacaataaaaagcatgaccagctaacctctcaagcatctgaACAATGAAAGGCAGGGGGAAGTGATCCTTCCTTGTAGTAGTGTTGAGCCTCCTGTAGTCTATGCACATTTTCCATCTTATGACGATCCTTGTAGGAATTAGCTCATTCTTTTTATTCTTGATCACTatcatccctcctttcttgggaactacctgCACAAGACTCACCCAAGGGCTATCATAAATAGGGTATATAATGCCGGCTTCTCATAGTTTTATTACCTCTTTTTGGACTACCCTTTTCATTTTtggattgagtctcctttgtggttgcacaacCGGTATAGCATCATGTTCAAgaaggatcttgtgcatacacttggTTAGACTAATCCCCTTTAAATCACCAATGGTCTACCCAAGAGCTGTTTTATGGCTCCTGAGCACTGCAATAAACGCCTCTTTCTCACCAGGCTTCAAGGAAAAGCTAATAATCACTGAATATGAATCATTTTCACCTAGGAACACATATTTCAGAGAAGGAGGCAAAGGCTTTAGCTCAAGCTTGGGGACTTCTTCCTACACCATAGGCGTGTTCATCAGGTTCTTCTGGGAGGTGAATCATCAATCTTAAGTAATTCATACTCAGAGAGAGGATTCAGAATATCATAAAGTACCTCAGCTTCTAGTACCACTTGAACAAGTGGTTCAACAACATCAACTCTCATACACCCTTCAGAATCATTAGGATGTTTGAGGGCTTCAAATACATTAAGGAAcacctgttcttcattgacccGCAGGGTTAATTCTCCCTTTtttacatcaatcagagctctacctGTAGCCAAAATGGGTCTTCCAAGAATAATAGAGGACTTTTTATCCTCTTCCATATCCAATATAACAAAATCAGTAGGAAAAATAAATGGCCCTACTTTCACAAGTAAATCTTCAACAACCCCCATAGGaaatttaatagaaagatcagcaagttgaagagaaatacgagTGGGTTTTACCTCCTTAATTTGGAGCTTTTTCATAACCGAAAGTGGCATcagattgatgctagctccaagatcacacaaAGCTCTCTGAATAGTGAcatctccaatggtgcaaggaattacaaagctccctggatcaTGCATCTTCTCAGGAAGGTTATGTTGAATAATAGCATTGCATTCCTTAGTTAACACCACAGTCTCTTGTTCCTTCTAATTCCTCTTGTTAGTCAATAGTTCtttcatgaatttagcataGAGAGGTATTTTCTCAATTTCCTCAGCAAAATGAATGTTGATTTGTAGCTTCTTGAAGACTTCTAAAAATCTAGAAAATTGTTTGTCTTTGAAATCCTTCTAAAGCCTTCGAGAATATGGCATTTTACACTTGTATAGAgaagcctttggcaatgtaAGGTGAGTGTCAAGAGAGGCTGGGAATGGGTTATCTACTCGCCTAGGAGAGACTTGCTctacctcttctttcttctcctctggggcttctttttcaactagctCTTCATTGACCTTAGTCTCAAAACCAGCTACcttaccacttctcaattgaatggCTTTACAGTCTTCTCTTGGtttcaccactgtatcactaGAAAATGTACTTGAAGGCCTCTCAGATATTTACTTGCTCAACTGGCCTACTTGCACCTCTAAGTTTCTGATGAAAGCTCTAGTTTTCTACATAAAATTATTCAGTAATACTTCCCAATCAGTGTTCTTCTGGGGCTGAAAATCTGTCTGCTGAGGTGGTTGTTATTGATGAGACTAAAATTGGCagttattatgattattttgcTGGAAACTGCCCTGAGAAttatgatgccagggcatcttggccagtttcactgacattttctttactgttttagggtagtttcatgtattttcttagtaaataagcaagttttggatgaaattacacttacaccttgattcaagcaaatattgtgaattttacatgatttcatgagaattaggcaggaattgaatgatataattgatgatgcaaaatctcatgacttggagcagagctttgatgcacttcaattgcttgattttaggacaaaggaagcaagaaggaGCCACGGTAGTTGTCATGTTAAgttaattaacgtgaccactaacatggaatggggacaagcttgtaacgttaatggaaaaagtgatcgccaataacgccttcgacgccatcatagcccacgttagttgccacgttaagtacattaacgtggtagctaacgtGGAGAAAAAGaggagctccaacgttagtgataaaagTGAATGCCATTAACGTTCTACAAAGGCACATTTAGCCATGTTAAGAGcaacgttaatccaattaacgtgaacttaAAGGTGGGGGGAGGAAACAATTGCCAACGtaagtgacactcacctttgtcactaatgttggactAAGCCaagagtgcccacgttagtggtcacgttaagaccactaacgtgaagagtaacgtggagctaagcatgataggccaacattagtggtcactttaatccaattaacgtgaactctaatgtgGGAAGGACGggcgtttggagcgttagtgacaaaggtaagtgtcactaatgctctcgaagcttaggcatgcccacgttaagggtcacgttagttacactaacgtaaCCTCTAACATGGGGAGAAGACCCAAGAGCCAACATTATTCAATAAGGTGAACGCCAATAACGTTTGTGAAGGACCAAGAGgaaacgttagtggtcacgttggtgccactaacgttgaagttaacgtggatcattagTGGGTTGGAacattagtggaaaaggtgattgtcactaacgttctcgaacccacattttcagTTAACGTTAACActactaacgtcctaactaacgtccatacctaactcacacttttctgcaagcaaagctgagcccactaaagattgtaactgcttcaactcaagatcaaaggcccatatccaagacatgaagaactaactagaagatcaagaagagtagtatatataggagcagttttgaactagaaaagaGCCTGGTAATTTGGAGAACTACAccttgtatatttacttttttgcaCTTTTCTAGTTACTGGAGAATGTACTCTTTTctaccattttccatttccatttccagagctatgaacaactaaaccccctttcattgggttagggagctctatttgtaatttgatggatcaattatagttttcattcttcttcctctttcttttctcttgatttactagaaagctttcaatcttaattcaattggttagttgtcttggaaaagaaactttccataattggatctcctctaagccttggaaaagggatgaggagatcatgctagaaatgctttctcatgttggaccaaattggggtttggacgaatatagtgacatgtaatcttctcaacactttgatttggaaatacatgtggtataatcagtgaccatacttcatctcttcccatgagtaattaaatcaaggaattgggcaattgttcaagcttagagagattgggttgccaaggaattgggatccaatcacctaagattgccaaggagatcaatgaatgcattgattgaggaagagatgggaatgaatttgatccagagaatgcaacatctcctaagcccaatgaattccccatttatgatcttacccattctctttactttctgccatttatcttCATGTTTatttccccaaatccccatttaagattctgcaatttactttctgcactttactttcccgctatttaattttttgcaattCCCAACTCAATTTctatttagctcaactagcacatctttccaactaaagttgcttgaccaatcaatccctgtgggattcgacctcactctattgtaagtttttacttgacgaaaattcggtatacttgccgaaggaaaatttgttgagagacaagttttcatgcatcaagtttatggcaccattgccgggggattgattttgtatcgacaatgattaagttggaagttcactagattgagcattttcttttgattgtttatTTTACCTAGTCAATTATCTTtagtttcagttattttcttCCCTATCCCCTCTCcccctctttgttttctttttctttgttgttatttacaattctattcactaacccactaactatttgataatttgcaccactcacactaacagccactctaacaagaataatctcttcattttattttttgctgTGTTctctgttagttgtatgacagggagaagaagcggagcttcaacttcctttgattctaaacctgagaggaccttccttagattaaggagggaagcaagagggaaaagagttgttggtcctgaggaagaggaagagtactttgaaacaaacataGAGGAGAACATGGAAAAtaaccatgaaggagaagctcacaaccatgtcAGAGAGGGCCCTCTgaatcatgctgggcaagagagaagagttctaggctcttacatcaatccgAACCCAGAAAAATTGTGGAAGTAGTATCCAAAAgccaaccatacatgccaataactttgaacGAAAatcccagctcatcacccttgttcagaataaTTGTTCATTCAGAGGAAGTGCCCAAaaaagaccccaatcaacatgtaaccaccttcctaagaatatgtgacactgtgaagtctaatggtgttcatctggatgtctatagattacttttgttccctttttcactcaaggacaaagcatctaaatAGTTGGAATCTTTTTCGAAGGAGAGTTTGACATATTGGGAAGATGTagtgaacaaatttttggcaagattctacccccctcaaagaatcaataggttgagagctgaggtacaaacctccaggcaacaagatggtgaagcTCTCTATGAGGCTTAGGAGAGGTTTAAGAATTAACAAGAATgtgcccaccagacatgttcaatgaatgggttcaactatACATCTTTTATGAGGGTCTTTCCTACGAGTCAAAGAAGgccgtagaccattcatcagtgggctctctaaacaagaagaagaccattgaagaggccatatatgtcattgagactgtagctgagaatgactacttctatgcttctgaaagaagcaacactcgaggagtgATGGAGTTGAACCATATGGATGCActgctggctcaaaataagatgatcaccaagcagttagctgaccttaccaagaaggtggaagagaaccaagttgcagcagtcatcacttcagcaccagctcaagaaggagtgaatacagaagaagaaggtgactgggaacaagccaatTATGTTGGGACTCACCCAGACAgacccatgatccatactccaaaacttacaattttggttggagaaaccaccctaattttgggtggggaaatcaacaagaccaaggccaaggcCAGAGCTGCCACACCCACAATCTTGACAACAATGCTACTCACCAACATCCCTCACAGAGATCatatcaacacccacctaatCACCCTTCTCAACCTCCATACCAAAACCAACATGACCACTCTCAACCTCCcaatctcaacccaccatcaccaaccgAAAATAGACTCTCCAGAATTGAGACTTTACTTGAAGACATATGTAAGAAAGTCCAagacaacagagtgttcaaggatgaagtgcgagccaatatcaaaaacTAGGGAGACACCATCAAGAGACTGGAGTCCCAAGTggggtatctatctcaacagTTTTCCAAACCTACTGATAGGTTTCCaagtgacacagagaagaacccaagaggagaagcaaagaaagtaagatgggaggAATGCAAGATGATCACTCTAAGTGATGAGAGGAGTGTGGAAGAAGCAAACACACAAACAGAATACTTCCAAGACAATCCAAAGGAAAAGCATGAAGAGAGAAATCAAGAGGAGCTAAAGAAAGAGGAGACTCTGAACCCGTATGCACCTCTTCCCCAAAGGCTCAAGGGTGGTGTAGCAAGGAGAGTATATTCAAGGTTCCTCAACATGTTTGCATCCCTTcatgtgaacataccattcattAAGGCTCTACAGCAAATGCCCTCATACATCAAGTACATAAAGGAGCTGCTAACCAAAAAGAGTTCACTGAAAGGTGGGCAAACAATAGTGATGAATAAGGAGTGCAATGCTCTCATCCAAACAGTTCCACCTACAAAAAAGAAGGACCCAAGGAGTTTTCACATCCCATGTGCTATAGGAGAAACATTGATTGATAAGGGACTCTGTGACCTGggggcaagcatcaacttaatgcctctatccctcatgaaaaagcttcaaatcaatgagctaacacccacGGACGTAATCATCAAACTGGttaacaaaactcaaaaataggcaataggagtggttgaaaatgtgttagtgaaggttgggaactacttccttCCCACAGACTTTGTTATCTTGGATATGGAAGAGAATCACATCCATCCCATCATTCTTGGGATaccattcttagccacagcgAGGGCATTTATAGGTGTGGAGCGAGGAGAACTAATATTGAGGATACACGATGAACAATTCACCTTCAATGTGTCACAAGAAGTAGATCATGATAACAAAGAGTTAAGGGAAGAGCACAATAAGAAACTGATGGAAGAGACAAGCACGGGAGCACAAGCACCACACTTGAGAATCCCTATGGATGACAAGCAATGTGGTCAGAAGGAGAAACAGCCAAGTGTAAACCAAGAGGAGTTAGACCCACTAGAGTCACATAAGACAAGTAACAAAACCATCCTAAAAGAAAAAACCACAAGGAGCAAGGTAACATCAAGggaaacaaggaaaaaggccccAAGGGGatg from Arachis duranensis cultivar V14167 chromosome 4, aradu.V14167.gnm2.J7QH, whole genome shotgun sequence encodes:
- the LOC107484200 gene encoding uncharacterized protein LOC107484200, encoding MHDPGSFVIPCTIGDVTIQRALCDLGASINLMPLSVMKKLQIKEVKPTRISLQLADLSIKFPMGVVEDLLVKVGPFIFPTDFVILDMEEDKKSSIILGRPILATGRALIDVKKGELTLRVNEEQVFLNVFEALKHPNDSEGCMRVDVVEPLVQVVLEAEVLYDILNPLSEYELLKIDDSPPRRT